The genomic segment TTCAACAGCGTGTTCGTGTGCCCCCGCTCGCCCCCCTCACCCCACGCGTTGTTGTTCCCCCAACTTTTCCGCTCAATAAATTTTGTACGAACGGGAGCGCGGGCTCGGCTCGGTCCCGCCTCGGGGGCGGCCCCGGacggggcgggccgggccgggcggagcgTGCGCGGGCCGGGGCCATGGCGGAGCCGCTGTGGCGAACGCCGCCGGGCCGGCTGGCCCCGCCGCACGTCTACCGCATGGCGGGGGCGCTGGGCAACGAGCTGCGCCGCCTCTCCGCCCGCTTCGGGCCCGACGCCGTGGCCGGGCTGGTGCCGCCCGTGGTgcggctgctggagctgctcgaGGCGCTGGTGGCCCCGGCCGAGGGGGAGGCGCCGGCAGCGCCGCTCGGGCCGCAGGAGGCGGAGGTGAGCGGGGACCTGCGGCGGTGACACCGAGCCGCGCGTGTCCCGCTGGAGCGGCCGGGCCGGCTGTTCGCTTCTCACGGGGAATGGGGCTGACGCGGGTGTCCCGCAGCTTGTGAGACGGCTCTGACCCCGCTGGGAATGGCTCTGaccctgcatcccctgggacagctctggtgtGGCTCTGCCGTTCTCCCGGGGGAtgtctgtcctgtccctgctgtccccaatccctggcccagctctggtgtggctgtgctgctctcccgGGGGAtgtctgtcctgtccctgctgtccccaacccctgggacagctctgatCTCGCTATCCCTCTCCTCTAGTATGGATCTGACCCCTACTGTCCTCCATCCCTTGGAATAgttcccagctgtccccctTTCCGGGGTGGTGGCACTGACCCCGCtgcccccattccctgggaatcctctgtcctggctgtcacCGTCCCCTGGAGCAGCGCTGACCTGGCTGTTGCCCGGCTGACCCGGCTGTCCCTGCCCGCGGGGGTGGCTCTGACCCGGCTGTCCCCGTCCCCAGGACCcggagcagaggctgtgggaggCTGAGCGCCGGGAGCGAGCCCTGCACGGCCGCCTGGCCTGCCTGGAGGAGCAGAAccggcagctcctggggcagcttGCGGAGAGCCAGTCCCAGgaaggtgggtttggggtgggttcgGGTCTCCTGATGGcacagggtgtccctgtggagTGGCAGGCTGGGTGCAGGGCTGAACCTGTTCTGCTGGAGTCTGGAAtgctgctctcctttccctcacCTTGGAGACCTGTCCTAGCAGGGAGCACAAGGCATTACCTTGTTCTGCAAATCACAGGGATCCCAAACCTCCAGAGCACCTCGAAAACCCTCAGGAGGGTGGTGGAAGCAGGTAGAGTGTGGGCTGCTGTGCCAACACAAGGATGTGTCAGGAATAGTCTAAAACTTTCAGTTCCCTTCTTTCCACTGTTCCCACTGTGAGATTACCAGGAACAAGTCAGAGTTTGCAGAAGCACTGGGGATCGTGGTAGTGCTGTGGGCTTGGGGAGTCCCTGGGGCTctcactgctctctgctgctctggtcTCAGACAGCACGGCTCGCAAGGAGCGGGAGGTGATGCTGCGGCTCAAGGAGGTGGTGGACAGGCAGAGGGATGAGCTGCGTGCCCAGGCCCACGAGATCGTCTGCAAGAGCCGGGACACGGAGGCGGTGagggcagggagctcagggtggggtGTGCAAGGGCCTGGGGACTTGTTTCATGTCACATCCCTCCCCGGGGCTGTCACAGCTGCTGAGCCTGCTGGGGCAGGTGGCACTGATGTCCCTGGGTGGGGACACTGCCTCACCTTTGGCtgccctccagctgcaggaacagctccatCGCTTCATGGCCATGAACGAGGAGCTGCGGCACAAGGTGGCCGTGGTGCAGGCCCAGCTCAAGAGtgctctggagcacaagtcaGACCTGGAGGCTGCCATGCTGCAGAGCCAGAGGGAAacgagcaggaggagcaggacagccctggagaGGCGGCCAGAGCCTGGTGTGGTGAGTCTGAGCTGTGgcctcactgctgctgggcatCACCAGCACTGACCCCGCATTCCCAGGCTGGTCTGGAGCTTTTGGCACTCTCAGACGTGGCTGCTGAAGGAAACCCCACCGCTGAAAAGTGAGCAGTGTGGTGTCTGCAATGCCTTCTCTGTGAAAGCTGCTGTGGGTGGAGCAAGATGAGGGGACAGGAGTTAGAAGTGGGTGGGACACACAGGATGAGGGGGGTTTGCCACATGTGGTGATGGACTGAGAtggggacattcctgggacTTTTCTATCTTTGCCTGCATGTGCATCCAGCCTTTGGGTGGGGATTTTGAGGTCTCTGCTTGCCTGCTGACTCTCCAGGAAGGAGCCCTGTCACCCTCAGAGGAGCCACAAcaccaggatggggacaggagccctggtcactgctgcttctccaaggaagagctgcagcagatcCTGCAAGAGAGGAATGAGCTCAAGACCAACCTGTTCttggtgcaggaggagctggccTATTACCAGAGGtgagtcctgtccctgcagccacccctggCCCATCAGAGGTTGTTCCCACCACAGTCAGAATCTTCTCCAGGCTCTTGATTAACCAGCTGGCTGCTTTTTaccagggagctgc from the Catharus ustulatus isolate bCatUst1 chromosome 22, bCatUst1.pri.v2, whole genome shotgun sequence genome contains:
- the LOC117006162 gene encoding rab-interacting lysosomal protein: MAEPLWRTPPGRLAPPHVYRMAGALGNELRRLSARFGPDAVAGLVPPVVRLLELLEALVAPAEGEAPAAPLGPQEAEDPEQRLWEAERRERALHGRLACLEEQNRQLLGQLAESQSQEDSTARKEREVMLRLKEVVDRQRDELRAQAHEIVCKSRDTEALQEQLHRFMAMNEELRHKVAVVQAQLKSALEHKSDLEAAMLQSQRETSRRSRTALERRPEPGVEGALSPSEEPQHQDGDRSPGHCCFSKEELQQILQERNELKTNLFLVQEELAYYQRELLNEERIPSFFLDAMKSNIKKQRKKIRAKMLGTTEESASSEEEEGSWLPGHGTDCVDAQPPESKIRSFFGLWYQGSSKEPPTSSCSGTWEIIDSLDTQLEPEGESKAGSSSPDRAMAPL